GATTATATTCTTTCCCTCATTTTTAATTCCAAGGAAAGCAAAAGCTCCCGGGATTTCCTGAAGGTAATATGAGAAATCCTCAGAAACCAGAACCATCTGAGCCTCAGCCACCTCGCTAATTTCTCTCGCTGTATCCATAATAAATTCCGCCAATTCAGATGTGTTAACGGTTGGAGGATATGGAGCCCTAAACAAGGAAACCTTTCCCTCACAATCCCACGCTTCCGAATACTTCTCAACAACGCGTTTGAGCCTCTCCATAACCGCATTTCTAATCTCCATATCAAAGGTTCTTAAGGTTCCCTGCATAACTATTCTGCTTGGAGTAACGTTATAAGCATGGCTACTTTCCACAACAGGAGCGGCTATAACAACAGAAGAAAAAGGGTTCGTATATCTTGAGACTATCTTTTGAAGAGCGTTATATATATCGGCAGCCGGAACGGTAGGATCCTTAGTAAGATGAGGAAGAGCCACATGTCCCCCTTTTCCTCTTATCTCTATGAGGAAACCATCTGAAGACGCCATCATGGGCCCTTTCCTTGTGGCTATGGTTCCAGAAGGCAGATCAGCCCACACATGAATGCCAAATATAGCATTCACACCTTTCAATCCACCTTCTTCTATAATTTTTTGAGAACCACATCCACCCTCCTCTGCAGGTTGAAAGATAAGCTTGACATTACCCCCAAGGCTATCCCTAATTTCTGAAAGTATTTTTGCCGCCCCAAGAAGCATAGCCGTATGAGCATCATGACCACAAGCATGCATCTTGCCCGGAATCTTAGACCTGTAGGGAACATCGTTCTCTTCCTCGAGCGCCAAAGCATCCATATCAGCTCTTAAAGCAACCATCTTATTTCCGCTACCTTTCAATATACCTATAACGCCGGTTTCGGCGATCGTATAAGTTTCATAACCGAATTTCTCAAGCTCTTTCTTGACGATCTTTGATGTCTCCTTTTCCTCAAACTTAAGCTCCGGGTACATGTGAAACCTTCTTCTCATCTCCACTACGTAATCTTGAAGCTTCTTAGCTCTTCTAATCACGAAATCCTTCAAGATTCCTTCCCCCTTTCATCAAGTGAAGCCCTTGCAGTCCTCCAGTTTATGAAGTAGAGGATACCAAATATCACAAAGCCCAAAAATCTCGAAAGCAGAATATCTGGTATGAGAAGGAGAGCTGCTACGGCAAAGAGAATCCTCTCATAGACAAGCAATTCTCTCTTTAGCATTCCTATAACCGCAATTGCCATCGAGTATAAAGCCACAAGAGCGCTTGAAATCGCCCAAAGAAACGCTCCCCACGAGAAGTTAACGAGTAAAAGCACCGGATTATAGGCATACATATATGGTATTATAAAACCAGCTATACCCAAGCCAAGTCCCGTAAAGGCAACCTTAGTTGGATTAGCCCTCGCTATAGCAGCAGCAGTATAGGATGTGAGAGCAACCGGAGGAACCACAGCAGACATCGTCCCAAAATAAAACGCGAAAAAGTGGGCAACGAGGTTATTCACACCTATCATAATAAGAGCGGGAGCAGCCACCGTAACCGTTATTATGTAGCAGGCTGCAGCGGGCAAACCCATACCAAGTATAATAGCGGTTATCATGCATAAAACAAGCGTAAGCCAGAGATGTCCCCCAGAGAAATTTACGATGTTATATCCAATCTCTTGCCCAAGGCCAGTCATACCTACCACGCCTATCACATACCCCACTATAGCACAAACTACCCCTATGGATATAGCACCCACCGCACCCTCATTCAAAGCTCCAAGTATATCCCTTAAAGAAAGCCTCGTATCCCTACGAATCGCTCCGAGAACTATGATAAGCCCTAATCCCATAAGCGCACTAATAATAGGACTAAAACCCATTATTAAAGCGCCTATCAGAAAAACAAGTGGAACCATCATATGCCCTCTTTCCTTTAGAACCTTCCCTATCTTGGGAAGCTTTTCGCGAGGTATCCCCTCAAGCCCCCATTTGGCTGCACCAAGGTCAACCATATTATAAAGCGTGAAATAGTACAGAAGCGCTGGAACAAAACCAGCGTACATGATCTTTATATAGGGAATACCAAGAAAAGAACTCATTATAAAAGCAGCAGCACCCATTATCGGCGGAGTGATAATCCCCCCTGTAGAGGCAATTGCCTCCACCGCCCCGGCGAAATACGGCTTGTAACCGGTTCCTATCATCAGAGGGATTGTAAAACTTCCCGTTGTAACGACATTTGCCTGTGAGCTTCCGCTAATTGTCCCAGTTAAAGCACTCGCTATTATGGATATTTTCGCAGGCCCTCCTCTCTTAGTTCCCACCATAGCCGATGCGAGATCATTGAAAAATTTGGAAGCTCCACTTGCCTTAAGAAAACTCGAAAACAGAACGAAAATAAACACATATGAGGAAGAAACCATAACCGCTATACCCGGTATTCCTTCATTAGTCATGGTCATGCGAATCATTATCCTTCTTAAGTTATAGCCCTGATGTGAAAATGGCTCCGGAAAATAAGGACCAAAGTAAGCATAAAGCAGGAAAAATGTCGCAAAGATGGTCAGAGGCAGTCCCACAACACGGCGCGACGCCTCTATAACGAGAAGCATAAGACTCATGCCGTAAACATAATCCAAAAAATTCGGATTAAGAAGCTCTCTAAGCATCCTCTCATAATTGATTGAGAAGTAAATAGCAACCCAAAGGGACCAAAGAGATAAACCCCAATCCAAAAGAGTAGGTCTATCCTCGGGAGACTTCGAGGTAGCTGGATAATACAAAAAGGCAAGCGCCATTAGCAAACCAACATGTATAATATTTCGCTTAATAATGATCGTCAAGCCTATGCTATTCATCCAGAGATGAACAAGAGAAGTAAAAACGCCGAGGGCAAATGCCCAAAAAGCTACTTTCCCGCTCAATCGTCGCAACTTTCTCTCCATGACCATACCCCTTTCTCCAGCATGATTTGATTAAAAAGGGGTGGCGTTTTTATGCAAAAACGCCACCCCCCGAAAGAACCTCGAAGATAAGGCTCACTTCTTCATTTCCGGAGGAAGCATATCCTTGGGAATCTTTATCCCGTGATCCTCATAAAACTTAACCGCTCCTATGTGGAACGGAACCCCACCTATCTTAGTGGCATTCTTAAGGCTCAAGAAAGAGAGAGCATGATGCTGTTTCTTCATCTCATCAAGTGCCTTAAGGTACATCACCTCGAGCATCTTATAAACGATATCTGCTGGAAGATCTTTCTCCGCAAGCAACGCACACGGATTTGCTGCAACTCTCAAATCCCTATCTTGATGAGGATATATACCTTTTGGTATTATGCCTCGCACATAAAAGGGTGCTATCTTACGCAGTCTTGCAAGCTCCTCATCAGATATCTCAAGCATGCCTACGGGCACTCTACCAGCATAGGCTTGGGCAACCGCTGCAGTTGGAATACCAGCAGCTAAATAAGCAGCGTCTATTAATCTGTTTTGAAGCGCTTCAACAGATTCACCATATCCCATATATTCGGGAATGATGTCCTTAAATGTAAGCCCTGCCGTCGCTTGCAACAATGCCTTCATATAAAAGTGCGGATTGCCCGCCGGTCCCACAGCTACCCTCTTGCCCTTCAGATCCCTCCAATGCTTTATCCCCGTATCCTTCCTGTAAATCACCTGCGTCATTTCAGGCCATAGAGCGGTAACATACCTTATA
The genomic region above belongs to Synergistota bacterium and contains:
- a CDS encoding amidohydrolase, which codes for MRRRFHMYPELKFEEKETSKIVKKELEKFGYETYTIAETGVIGILKGSGNKMVALRADMDALALEEENDVPYRSKIPGKMHACGHDAHTAMLLGAAKILSEIRDSLGGNVKLIFQPAEEGGCGSQKIIEEGGLKGVNAIFGIHVWADLPSGTIATRKGPMMASSDGFLIEIRGKGGHVALPHLTKDPTVPAADIYNALQKIVSRYTNPFSSVVIAAPVVESSHAYNVTPSRIVMQGTLRTFDMEIRNAVMERLKRVVEKYSEAWDCEGKVSLFRAPYPPTVNTSELAEFIMDTAREISEVAEAQMVLVSEDFSYYLQEIPGAFAFLGIKNEGKNIIYPHHHPRFDVDEDVLWKGVALYVLLAYGYLRGSF
- a CDS encoding TRAP transporter permease, with amino-acid sequence MERKLRRLSGKVAFWAFALGVFTSLVHLWMNSIGLTIIIKRNIIHVGLLMALAFLYYPATSKSPEDRPTLLDWGLSLWSLWVAIYFSINYERMLRELLNPNFLDYVYGMSLMLLVIEASRRVVGLPLTIFATFFLLYAYFGPYFPEPFSHQGYNLRRIMIRMTMTNEGIPGIAVMVSSSYVFIFVLFSSFLKASGASKFFNDLASAMVGTKRGGPAKISIIASALTGTISGSSQANVVTTGSFTIPLMIGTGYKPYFAGAVEAIASTGGIITPPIMGAAAFIMSSFLGIPYIKIMYAGFVPALLYYFTLYNMVDLGAAKWGLEGIPREKLPKIGKVLKERGHMMVPLVFLIGALIMGFSPIISALMGLGLIIVLGAIRRDTRLSLRDILGALNEGAVGAISIGVVCAIVGYVIGVVGMTGLGQEIGYNIVNFSGGHLWLTLVLCMITAIILGMGLPAAACYIITVTVAAPALIMIGVNNLVAHFFAFYFGTMSAVVPPVALTSYTAAAIARANPTKVAFTGLGLGIAGFIIPYMYAYNPVLLLVNFSWGAFLWAISSALVALYSMAIAVIGMLKRELLVYERILFAVAALLLIPDILLSRFLGFVIFGILYFINWRTARASLDERGKES
- a CDS encoding TAXI family TRAP transporter solute-binding subunit, translated to MSLRKIGAVLAVIALFLSISLGIGFAKKFIVIGTGSTGGTFYPAGTIIANTFNKYLKNTGYKWSAQTSGGSIENLTMLGRKEIQMGIAGSAPASWAYAGLQQFKGKPIKNIRYVTALWPEMTQVIYRKDTGIKHWRDLKGKRVAVGPAGNPHFYMKALLQATAGLTFKDIIPEYMGYGESVEALQNRLIDAAYLAAGIPTAAVAQAYAGRVPVGMLEISDEELARLRKIAPFYVRGIIPKGIYPHQDRDLRVAANPCALLAEKDLPADIVYKMLEVMYLKALDEMKKQHHALSFLSLKNATKIGGVPFHIGAVKFYEDHGIKIPKDMLPPEMKK